One genomic segment of Brachionichthys hirsutus isolate HB-005 chromosome 13, CSIRO-AGI_Bhir_v1, whole genome shotgun sequence includes these proteins:
- the nrsn1l gene encoding neurensin 1-like, translating into MALRSEACIISSGGESSGSEAGSSCLQFGVRSYLHQFYEECSSSVLERDSEDRGLERRRATLWWGSAVWKVSLALGLLMLTAGIVGLSVGYSTPHKIESFGEGDLFFVDTEAISFNRGLHMSTGAGTALSCLGSALVVMGVAVWVFPKSNLKETLFHLGGEGERRGELGSKWKIHRDLISEPPGMEAGKIPSTVSKVETVQPTS; encoded by the exons atgGCGCTGCGCTCTGAGGCCTGCATCATTTCTTCAGGAGGAGAATCCTCCGGGAGTGAG GCAGGTTCAAGCTGTCTTCAGTTTGGGGTCCGTTCCTATCTGCACCAGTTCTACGAGGAGTGTTCGTCCTCCGTGTTGGAGAGAGACTCGGAGGACCGGGGATTAGAGAGGCGGAGGGCGACGCTGTGGTGGGGTTCGGCCGTGTGGAAG GTGTCCTTGGCCTTGGGTCTCCTCATGCTAACTGCTGGTATTGTTGGCCTGTCAGTGGGTTACTCCACCCCTCATAAAATAGAGTCATTTGGAGAGGGAGATCTGTTCTTTGTGGACACCGAGGCCATCAGCTTCAACAGGGGGCTGCACATGAGCACTGGGGCTGGCACTGCACTCTCCTGCCTCGGTTCAGCCCTTGTGGTGATGGGAGTTGCCGTTTGGGTCTTCCCAAAGTCCAACTTAAAAGAAACACTGTTCCACTTAGGGGGGGAAGGAGAACGGAGGGGGGAGCTGGGGTCAAAGTGGAAGATTCATCGGGACTTGATCTCCGAGCCCCCAGGAATGGAGGCGGGGAAAATACCATCCACAGTGTCCAAAGTGGAAACTGTGCAGCCAACTTCTTAA